Proteins from a single region of Octopus bimaculoides isolate UCB-OBI-ISO-001 chromosome 11, ASM119413v2, whole genome shotgun sequence:
- the LOC106870487 gene encoding 2-amino-1-hydroxyethylphosphonate dioxygenase (glycine-forming) codes for MSTATTENILNEVFGLIEKHGENEYFGEPVSIKEHMIQCAMLAEEENYSKEVILGAFFHDFGHFLQMEGKQNLMIVDGVVLGTSNHEKIAAEYLEARNFSPIICNIARHHVNAKRYLVFKNKSYYECE; via the exons ATGTCAACAGCAACGACGGAGAATATCTTAAATGAAGTCTTTGGACTGATTGAGAAACAtggagaaaatgaatattttggagAACCAGTCAGTATTAAGGAACACATGATCCAGTGTGCCATGTTAGCTGAAGAAGAGAATTATTCTAAAGAG GTCATTCTTGGAGCATTCTTCCATGACTTTGGACATTTCCTGCAAATGGAAGGGAAACAGAATCTAAtgattgttgatggtgttgtctTGGGGACATCAAACCATGAAAAAATCGCAGCAGAGTATCTGGAAGCCAGGAATTTCTCTCCCATCATTTGCAACATTGCCAGACACCATGTGAATGCTAAGAGATATCTTGTTTTCAAGAATAAATCCTATTATGAGTGTGAGTAG